GTCGTCGATGAAGTCGCGGTGGGCGTAGCTGCGGCAGTACACCACGGCGTCGCGCACGCTCTGGCCCGTATGGTGCTCCAGGCGCGTCATGATCATATCGTAGTAGCGCTGGCGGGTGGCTTCGTCGTCGCCGCCCAGGCCGGGGGCCACGGGTATCAGCAGGAACAGGTTTTCGCAGCCCTCGGGCGCTACCGACGGGTCGGTTACGCTCGGCACCGAGGCGTAGAACAGCGGCTTGCTGGGCCAGCGGGGCGCCTCGTAAATCTCATGGGCGTGGTGGTTGAAGTCCTCGTCGAAGAACAGGTTGTGGTGGCGCACGTTTTTCAGGCGCTTGTTCAGGCCCACATAAAACAGCAACGACGACGGCGCCATGGTGCGCGTATCCCAATACTTGGGCGAGTAGTGCCGGTGCTCGGGCGCCAGCAGTTGTTGCTCCACGTGGTGGTAATCGGCGCCGGCCACTACCACATCGGCCGCCACAAAGCCCGTGGCGGTACGCACGCCGGTGGCGCGGCCGTTCAGCACCTCGATCTGCTCTACCTCCTGGTTGTACTGGAACTCCACGCCTTGCTCCTCGGCCACGCGCACCATGCCGCGCACAATCTCGTGCATGCCGCCCATGGGGTACCAGGTACCTAGGGCCAGGTCGGCGTAGTTCATGAGCGAGTACAGGGCAGGCGTATTTTGCGGCGTGGCACCTAGGAACAGCACCGGAAACTCCATCAGCTCCACCAGCTTGGGGTGCCGGAAAAAGCGGCGCACGTGCTTGTGCATGTTCTCGAGCAAATCGAGCCGCATGGCATCAACCAACAGGCGCGGATCGGCAAACTCCAGCACCGAGCGGCCGGGCTTGTTCACGAATTTGCTCATGCCCACCCGGTACTTGTAGCCCGCCTGACCCAGGAAATCGTCGAGGCGGCGGCCGGCGCCGGGTTCCAGCTGCTCAAACATGCGGCGCAGCGCCTCCATGTCGGCCGGCACGTCGAGCTGGTCGTTGTGGCCGAACACCACGCGGTACGAGGGGTCGAGGCGAACGAGGTTGTAAAAGTCGGCCGGCGTGTGGCCAAAGCGGGCAAAAAACTGCTCGAACACATCGGGCATCCAGTACCAGCTCGGGCCCATATCAAACGTAAAGCCCTGCGCCTTGAATACGCGCGCCCGCCCGCCGGGGCCGTCGTTTTTCTCGAGCACCGTTACGCGGTAGCCGCGCTGCGCCAACGAGGCGGCCGCGGCCAAACCGGCAAAGCCAGCCCCTATCACGATTACTTTCTTACTGGGTTGGGCAGAGGTACTCAAACGCTGAACAGTTGTTGATGAAAGGTAGCAAGCTACCAAATGTGCCCGCACTTTGTTTTGGCGGCGGCTGGCGGGCACCTAGGGCCGCACGAAAAAGGCCGCAAGCCACGCCCTCCGGTTGAGGTTGCAGCTTGCGGCCCGTGCACGCTCCCGACTCGATTACTCCTTCCCCCTACGCGCCGGGAGCGTAGACCTTAAGCGCACTCTTAAGCTCCTTGCGGGCTATGTGAATGCGGTTTTTAACGGTGCCAATCGGAATCTGCAGCTTCTCTGCAATTTCCTGGTATTTGTAGCCGATGTAGTACATCATGAAGGGCGTGCGGTACTCGTGGCCGAGGTGCGCA
The sequence above is drawn from the Hymenobacter sp. YIM 151858-1 genome and encodes:
- a CDS encoding phytoene desaturase family protein, producing MSTSAQPSKKVIVIGAGFAGLAAAASLAQRGYRVTVLEKNDGPGGRARVFKAQGFTFDMGPSWYWMPDVFEQFFARFGHTPADFYNLVRLDPSYRVVFGHNDQLDVPADMEALRRMFEQLEPGAGRRLDDFLGQAGYKYRVGMSKFVNKPGRSVLEFADPRLLVDAMRLDLLENMHKHVRRFFRHPKLVELMEFPVLFLGATPQNTPALYSLMNYADLALGTWYPMGGMHEIVRGMVRVAEEQGVEFQYNQEVEQIEVLNGRATGVRTATGFVAADVVVAGADYHHVEQQLLAPEHRHYSPKYWDTRTMAPSSLLFYVGLNKRLKNVRHHNLFFDEDFNHHAHEIYEAPRWPSKPLFYASVPSVTDPSVAPEGCENLFLLIPVAPGLGGDDEATRQRYYDMIMTRLEHHTGQSVRDAVVYCRSYAHRDFIDDYHAFKGNAYGLANTLRQTAILKPTLKSPKISNLYFTGQLTVPGPGVPPSLISGQVVAGEVEKENALVS